The Euphorbia lathyris chromosome 8, ddEupLath1.1, whole genome shotgun sequence genome has a window encoding:
- the LOC136202794 gene encoding beta-galactosidase 15-like → MASLIILFSLCVLCFLAFNLLISTATLVSHDGRAIKIDGKRKVLISGSIHYPRSTAEMWPDLIKKSKEGGLDAIETYVFWNAHEPVRREYDFTGNLDLVRFIKTVQDAGLYAVLRIGPYVCAEWNYGGLPVWLHNLPGIELRTTNSAFMNEMKNFTTLIVDMMKKEKLFASQGGPIILSQIENEYGNVMEKYGDAAKSYVDWCANMAESLDIGVPWIMCQQSDAPKPMINTCNGWYCDSFTPNDADSPKMWTENWTGWFKSWGGKDPLRMAEDLAYSVARFFQTGGTFQNYYMYHGGTNFGRTAGGPYITTTYDYDAPLNEYGGLNQPKYGHLKQLHDVLHSIEDTLTSGNISRLDFGNSVEGTIFATEKVSTCFFSNKNTTSDATIEYKDASYTIPAWSVSILPDCVNVAYNTAKVKTQTSKMVKRKNEAEDEPSSLKWSWKPENNHKSVHLGMGHMHKTYLIDQKSLNDSSDYLWYMTSVHIKKSDPIWSKDMTLRVNGSGHILHAYVNGKYIGSQWAKYGVTSYDFEKSIKLRHGKNLISLLSSTIGLANYGPKYDIIGTGLVGPIALVGRKGDEEIIKDLSKHKWSYNIGFLGLSSNNQMYGLDSHHFTTAKWLDQNLPINRMMTWYQADFKAPLGNDPVVLDMLGMGKGFAWVNGNNIGRYWPSYLADETGCSNEECDYRGSYENNKCVYNCGKPTQRWYHVPRSFLKDGKNNLVLFEELGGNPTEVSFQTVSVGTVSSKVNEGETLVLSCEGKSISEIKFANFGDTQSVVGSFNKGTCSSEDTLSVVEKACIGQESCKIEAKKDKFGTTDCEDNFMHTLAVEALC, encoded by the exons ATGGCTTCTCTGATAATTCTTTTTTCACTTTGTGTTCTTTGTTTCCTAGCATTCAATCTTTTGATTTCGACTGCTACCTTAGTGTCACATGATGGAAGAGCCATCAAAATTGACGGCAAACGCAAAGTATTAATTTCTGGTTCCATTCATTATCCAAGAAGTACTGCTGAG ATGTGGCCTGATCTGATAAAGAAATCAAAAGAAGGTGGATTGGATGCCATTGAAACATATGTATTTTGGAATGCACATGAACCTGTTCGCCGTGAATATGATTTTACCGGCAATCTTGATCTTGTAAGATTCATCAAAACCGTTCAAGATGCCGGATTATATGCCGTTCTTCGTATTGGACCTTATGTTTGTGCTGAATGGAATTATGG agGGTTGCCTGTGTGGTTACACAATTTACCCGGAATTGAGTTACGAACAACAAATTCTGCATTCATGAATGAGATGAAAAACTTCACAACTTTGATAGTTGATatgatgaaaaaagaaaaactctTTGCCTCCCAAGGAGGTCCAATTATTCTGTCCCAG ATCGAGAATGAATATGGCAATGTGATGGAAAAATACGGAGATGCTGCCAAGTCTTATGTTGATTGGTGTGCAAATATGGCTGAATCACTTGATATTGGAGTCCCATGGATTATGTGCCAACAAAGTGATGCTCCTAAACCCATG atAAACACATGCAATGGTTGGTATTGTGATTCATTCACACCGAACGACGCCGATAGTCCGAAAATGTGGACAGAGAATTGGACGGGTTGGTTTAAGAGCTGGGGTGGAAAAGACCCACTTAGGATGGCTGAGGATCTTGCTTATTCTGTCGCTAGATTTTTCCAAACCGGTGGAACATTCCAAAATTACTATATG TATCATGGTGGTActaattttggaagaacagcCGGTGGTCCATATATCACTACCACTTATGATTATGATGCACCTCTCAATGAATATg GGGGATTGAATCAACCAAAATATGGTCACTTGAAGCAACTTCATGATGTTTTGCACTCCATTGAAGATACACTTACTAGTGGCAACATCTCACGTCTTGATTTTGGAAATTCGGTTgag GGAACTATTTTTGCAACAGAAAAAGTTTCAACTTGCTTTTTTAGTAACAAAAATACCACATCAGATGCTACCATTGAATATAAAGATGCTAGTTACACAATTCCTGCATGGTCTGTTAGTATTCTTCCTGATTGTGTAAACGTAGCATATAACACTGCCAAG GTGAAAACTCAAACTTCTAAGATGGTAAAGAGGAAAAATGAAGCCGAGGATGAACCAAGCTCTTTAAAATGGTCATGGAAGCCTGAAAATAACCATAAGTCTGTGCATTTGGGAATGGGTCATATGCATAAAACTTATCTTATTGATCAAAAATCTCTAAATGATAGCAGTGATTATCTTTGGTACATGACAAG TGTTCATATTAAGAAAAGTGATCCAATTTGGAGCAAGGATATGACTCTTCGAGTTAATGGTAGTGGTCACATTCTTCATGCATATGTTAATGGAAAATATATTG GTTCTCAATGGGCTAAGTATGGAGTTACTTCATACGACTTTGAGAAAAGTATCAAATTGAGACATGGGAAAAACTTGATCAGTTTACTCAGTTCTACAATTGGATTAGCC AATTACGGTCCCAAATACGACATAATCGGAACTGGACTTGTTGGTCCAATTGCCTTAGTTGGAAGAAAAGGCGACGAAGAAATAATCAAGGATTTATCTAAACACAAATGGTCATACAATATTGGATTTCTCGGCTTAAGTTCAAACAATCAAATGTATGGTTTGGATTCACACCATTTTACAACTGCTAAATGGTTAGACCAAAATCTGCCTATTAATAGGATGATGACTTGGTACCAg gcCGATTTCAAGGCGCCGCTTGGCAATGACCCAGTAGTGTTGGATATGTTAGGCATGGGAAAGGGATTTGCTTGGGTAAATGGTAACAATATTGGGAGATATTGGCCAAGTTATCTTGCTGATGAGACTGGTTGTAGTAATGAAGAATGCGATTATAGAGGTTCATACGAGAATAACAAGTGTGTCTATAATTGTGGAAAGCCCACTCAAAGatg GTATCATGTGCCTCGATCTTTCCTTAAAGATGGAAAAAACAATTTGGTTCTTTTTGAGGAACTTGGAGGCAATCCAACAGAAGTTAGTTTCCAAACTGTTTCGGTGGGAACAGTAAGTAGTAAAGTGAATGAAGGAGAAACACTTGTTTTATCGTGCGAGGGTAAATCGATTTCGGAAATTAAATTTGCCAATTTTGGGGATACTCAATCCGTAGTGGGTTCATTTAATAAAGGAACTTGCTCATCAGAAGATACATTATCAGTGGTCGAAA